A DNA window from Chryseobacterium sp. MEBOG06 contains the following coding sequences:
- a CDS encoding UDP-N-acetylmuramoyl-tripeptide--D-alanyl-D-alanine ligase, whose translation MNIEQFYPLFLQAGKVTIDSRKIAENDIFFAFSGDNFNAATIAEKAIDEGALAVIVEQQEFENRDKNIFYVPSTLDFLQQLAIYHRSKLSIPFIGLTGSNGKTTTKELIHAVLSEKYNVQYTSGNLNNHIGVPLTILSIKPEHEMAVIEMGANHQKEIEFLSAISKPDFGYITNFGKAHLEGFGGFEGVIKGKSELYDYLKNNHKTIIVNENDPIQTEKTENYSPVITFGKESSDYNFESFSEEHFVGLSYNGMKAVSKLTGDYNFTNLCAAASLGLHFGISFEKIKYALELYTPTNMRSQVVKNNGRTMVLDTYNANPSSMTASLNNFVTFEGSKTIIIGDMLELGDESEKEHQNILKLAKDLGFNEIITVGKHFKAVNPSDLAFENTASVIEYLKDHKIQAENILLKGSRGVALEKLIDFI comes from the coding sequence ATGAATATAGAACAGTTTTATCCTTTGTTTCTGCAGGCTGGTAAAGTGACCATTGATAGCAGAAAAATCGCAGAAAATGATATTTTCTTTGCCTTCTCCGGAGATAATTTCAACGCAGCAACTATAGCCGAAAAAGCTATTGACGAAGGTGCCTTGGCTGTAATAGTTGAACAGCAGGAATTTGAAAACAGAGATAAAAATATTTTCTATGTTCCATCCACTTTGGATTTCCTACAGCAGCTGGCAATCTATCACAGAAGCAAGCTTAGCATCCCTTTTATAGGTCTTACAGGGAGTAATGGGAAAACAACTACCAAGGAACTCATTCATGCCGTACTTTCAGAAAAATACAATGTACAGTATACATCGGGTAACCTCAATAATCATATCGGGGTTCCTCTAACCATCCTATCTATCAAGCCTGAGCATGAAATGGCTGTGATAGAAATGGGAGCCAATCATCAGAAGGAAATTGAATTCCTGTCTGCTATTTCAAAACCTGATTTTGGATATATTACCAATTTTGGAAAAGCCCATTTAGAAGGATTTGGCGGATTTGAGGGAGTAATCAAGGGGAAATCTGAACTGTATGATTATCTTAAAAATAATCATAAAACAATCATTGTTAATGAAAATGATCCTATCCAAACTGAAAAAACAGAAAATTATTCACCAGTTATTACTTTTGGAAAGGAGAGTTCAGATTATAATTTTGAATCTTTTTCTGAAGAACATTTTGTAGGATTGAGCTATAATGGAATGAAAGCTGTATCAAAACTGACAGGAGATTATAATTTTACTAACCTTTGTGCGGCAGCCAGTCTAGGACTTCATTTTGGAATCAGTTTTGAAAAAATAAAATATGCTCTTGAGCTTTACACCCCGACGAATATGCGCTCTCAGGTTGTGAAGAATAACGGCAGAACAATGGTGCTGGATACTTATAATGCCAATCCAAGTTCCATGACAGCATCACTGAATAATTTTGTTACTTTTGAAGGGAGTAAAACCATTATTATCGGTGATATGCTTGAATTAGGTGATGAAAGTGAGAAAGAACACCAGAATATCTTAAAACTGGCAAAGGATTTAGGGTTTAATGAAATTATCACAGTAGGAAAACACTTTAAAGCTGTTAATCCTTCAGATCTTGCTTTCGAAAATACCGCAAGTGTAATAGAATATTTAAAAGATCATAAAATTCAAGCCGAAAATATATTGTTGAAAGGATCAAGAGGCGTAGCGCTGGAGAAACTGATCGACTTCATTTAA
- a CDS encoding SRPBCC family protein, with protein MNLEGRKIIVNKSSKELSELLKTPENYKDFMPDGLQKFETRDNGFKFGLQGMPEIALKIDEVDDQKAVLRSASSSLDFSLTATLNPINENQTEVQMLFEGKFNPFIKMMVEKPLQNFINTLTDKIEAYK; from the coding sequence ATGAATTTAGAAGGACGAAAAATTATTGTCAATAAATCATCTAAAGAGTTGTCGGAATTGTTAAAAACTCCTGAAAACTACAAAGATTTTATGCCGGACGGTCTTCAAAAGTTTGAAACAAGAGATAACGGTTTTAAATTTGGATTACAGGGAATGCCGGAAATCGCTTTGAAAATAGATGAAGTAGACGATCAGAAAGCTGTTTTGAGATCCGCAAGTTCAAGCTTAGATTTCTCATTGACGGCAACTTTGAACCCAATCAACGAAAACCAGACTGAAGTTCAGATGTTATTTGAGGGGAAATTCAATCCGTTCATCAAAATGATGGTAGAAAAACCATTACAAAACTTTATCAATACGCTTACTGACAAAATCGAAGCTTATAAATAA
- the gldJ gene encoding gliding motility lipoprotein GldJ has product MKKLKLFSLIALSSTLALTSCGGSGTSKGGGTKKFVSKTGWKPNEKQGWFFAGKQQKQKGWPGMVYVEGGTFTMGLVKDDVMHDWNNTPRRMQVSSFFIGETEITNYEYREYLTWLKYVFPPSDPSFKEIYNGALPDTLLWDNKLARNDYNETYLRSPEFDYYPVVGVSWTQANRYCEWLTDRANEKALMQAGVIAKDLYINESNNQGGTAFNMDKFKANDPEMQGYINEKRMQQKSGMKTTNQRLLSANRAPNSAMVQKFRLPTEVEWEYAALGMAKTREYNQYLGKKPEIERLRGVKGKERGMFLENFKMGKGDYSGIAGWKNDGSAQTSDVRKYPSNDLGIYGMYGNVSEWTADVYRPIIDEDYNDFNYYRGNMPQAIVRNGDGTYKMIDEGTIKYDTLADGRLVYKGLPGQFERETIADYRNYRDGDRQSSLEYYRASDSASGFDMYNSPRKRFVVDATGKVKMQKDTKDRTSEMSNDIRVVKGGSWQDTAYWLDPGQRRYKNQGKAFGWIGFRVAQDARTNDKSRTRR; this is encoded by the coding sequence ATGAAAAAACTAAAGTTGTTTTCATTAATAGCATTAAGTTCTACACTTGCATTAACCAGCTGTGGCGGATCAGGAACCAGCAAAGGAGGCGGTACTAAAAAATTTGTCAGCAAGACAGGTTGGAAACCAAACGAAAAACAAGGTTGGTTTTTTGCAGGAAAGCAACAAAAACAGAAGGGGTGGCCAGGAATGGTATATGTAGAAGGTGGAACTTTTACAATGGGATTAGTGAAAGATGATGTTATGCACGATTGGAATAACACGCCTCGCAGAATGCAGGTAAGTTCATTCTTTATCGGTGAAACTGAGATTACTAACTACGAATACCGCGAATACCTTACATGGTTGAAGTATGTATTCCCTCCAAGTGATCCTAGTTTTAAGGAGATCTATAACGGCGCCCTGCCAGATACTCTATTATGGGACAATAAATTAGCTAGAAACGATTATAATGAAACTTATCTGCGTTCTCCGGAATTCGATTACTACCCTGTAGTAGGAGTTTCCTGGACTCAGGCAAACAGATATTGTGAATGGCTGACAGACAGAGCAAATGAAAAGGCTTTGATGCAGGCAGGTGTTATTGCTAAAGATTTATATATCAACGAATCCAACAACCAGGGAGGAACTGCATTTAATATGGATAAATTCAAAGCGAATGATCCGGAGATGCAAGGATATATTAATGAAAAAAGAATGCAGCAGAAATCTGGGATGAAAACAACAAACCAGAGACTATTATCTGCAAACAGAGCTCCAAATTCTGCAATGGTACAGAAGTTCAGACTTCCTACTGAAGTAGAATGGGAATATGCAGCTCTTGGAATGGCGAAAACCAGAGAATATAACCAATACCTTGGAAAGAAACCTGAAATTGAAAGATTAAGAGGGGTTAAAGGAAAAGAAAGAGGAATGTTCCTTGAAAACTTTAAAATGGGTAAAGGTGACTATTCTGGTATAGCAGGATGGAAAAATGACGGTTCTGCACAGACTTCCGACGTAAGAAAATATCCATCTAATGATTTAGGAATCTATGGTATGTATGGTAACGTTTCTGAATGGACTGCTGATGTGTACAGACCAATCATTGACGAAGATTACAACGATTTCAATTATTACAGAGGAAATATGCCTCAGGCTATCGTAAGAAACGGTGACGGAACTTACAAAATGATCGACGAAGGTACTATTAAGTATGATACTTTAGCTGACGGAAGATTAGTTTACAAAGGACTTCCGGGACAATTTGAAAGAGAAACGATTGCTGATTACAGAAACTACAGAGATGGTGACAGACAGTCTTCTTTAGAATATTACAGAGCATCAGATTCTGCTTCAGGATTTGATATGTATAATTCTCCTAGAAAAAGATTTGTTGTAGACGCTACAGGTAAGGTGAAAATGCAAAAAGATACCAAAGACAGAACTTCTGAAATGTCTAACGATATCAGAGTTGTAAAAGGGGGGTCTTGGCAAGATACTGCATATTGGCTGGATCCGGGACAAAGAAGATATAAGAACCAAGGAAAAGCATTTGGCTGGATTGGTTTCCGTGTCGCTCAGGATGCAAGAACAAATGACAAGAGTAGAACTCGAAGATAA
- a CDS encoding DUF6443 domain-containing protein: protein MKKLIIPIGVLLVMGTVKAQVQLPSGLSSTNENYIYTRTYLEPKTQSDANARQVQSVQYFDGLGRPKQVVNIKASPLGKDIVTHIEYDQFGRQVKDYLPVPQGNTSNGAIVPNPLGNAPSVYGNEKIYSEKILENSPLDRIQQQIQVGTDWAVKPVKFGYEANITTDKVRKFATSSSWVNGATFSSISNNGMYGEAQLYKNTVTDEDGNKTIEFKNGQGQIILVRKELSVTKNADTYYVYNEYNQLAFVIPPLLSQLETWGMAEHDALAYQYRYDGRGRLVEKKLPGKGWEYMVYDKADRLILSQDANQRASSSWIISKYDLLGRPIYTGILKADNTRIGMQNQISGGAIIEGRDNTPLTANGMPYYYTNMHWGLDTLLSVTYYDSYPQQYSFNPPFPSSILGQPVLTENPTADGRSTKGLPVMSLVKNIEDDNWTKTYTYYDTKGRVIGTHSINHLGGYTRTESQLDFTGTPQQVITKHKRLNSDSERVLTETFEYDQQNRLLVHKHQVDNNPVEYLTQNKYNELSQLESKKVGGIAAASPLQQMDYKYNIRGWMTQINDPATLNGKLFGYKIKYNTPENPSTTGKFNGNIAEIDWNNSSENNLKRYVYEYDALNRLTNAFYKEPGTGVSGNFDEYLTYDLNGNISNLKRTAAAMPGNTATLVDNLDYIYNGNRLTQVIENAMNDTGYEGGNNIIDYDLNGSMTTMKDKGIQNIAYNHLNLPDLFSINQNNPLGGLTSFGLSYLYRADGTKVRKTYTSGGGKGQNKTTKMTDYLDGFQYNYIETSGPCLWCKTSVAFEAEAYRDKNIFDPGIISPIWLLDFVPTAEGFYSFIENRYIYQYKDHLGNARVSFAKDSTGNPEITDTNNYYAFGMNHIGGVKGLLGGYMNYKYNSKELQETGMYDYGARMYMPDLGRWGVMDPLAEKMRRYSPYTYVGDNPIRYIDPDGRKFINFDENGNYTGTTKDNWWHNLWNGSKGRVVKSDGSTQQKFRFADPKNDVADIQSGKINKLEFVTEKQVRTLVRWSGAFDPKNKASNRSLSERYDYIKKEGIGGGKMDFAYTQVPKMFPNAKPSNPTTNTSNTIFLVEGLAHNQNNFGNFLFGASGRAMQFTGAELSLGAHYNSVVNSSTNGYSSQLDSSDDQLSISSGVLFSDKYNYGDMQIQVTVGTPTPANIP, encoded by the coding sequence ATGAAAAAATTAATAATTCCTATAGGTGTACTTCTTGTAATGGGCACTGTAAAAGCACAGGTACAGCTGCCCTCCGGTTTGAGCAGTACCAATGAAAATTATATCTACACAAGGACTTACCTTGAACCTAAAACCCAGAGTGATGCCAATGCCAGACAGGTTCAGTCCGTTCAGTATTTTGACGGTTTAGGAAGACCCAAGCAGGTCGTGAATATCAAAGCATCACCGTTAGGAAAAGATATTGTTACCCATATTGAATATGATCAGTTTGGGAGACAGGTAAAAGACTACCTTCCCGTTCCCCAGGGAAACACTTCAAACGGAGCTATTGTTCCCAATCCATTGGGTAACGCTCCATCAGTGTATGGTAATGAGAAGATCTATTCAGAGAAAATACTGGAAAACTCTCCTTTAGACCGGATTCAGCAGCAGATTCAGGTGGGTACAGACTGGGCTGTTAAACCTGTGAAATTTGGCTATGAAGCCAATATCACGACAGATAAAGTAAGGAAATTTGCCACCTCTTCCAGCTGGGTGAACGGAGCTACGTTCTCATCAATCAGTAATAACGGGATGTATGGCGAAGCCCAATTGTACAAAAATACAGTCACCGATGAAGATGGTAATAAAACTATTGAATTTAAAAACGGTCAGGGCCAGATTATATTAGTCAGAAAAGAGCTGAGTGTAACCAAAAATGCAGATACGTATTATGTTTACAATGAATATAATCAGTTAGCTTTTGTAATTCCTCCGCTTCTCTCTCAGTTAGAGACCTGGGGTATGGCGGAACATGATGCTTTGGCCTATCAGTACCGTTATGACGGAAGAGGCAGGCTGGTAGAAAAAAAGCTTCCAGGTAAAGGCTGGGAATATATGGTGTATGATAAAGCCGACAGACTGATCCTTTCTCAGGATGCTAACCAGAGAGCTTCATCCAGCTGGATCATCTCTAAATATGATCTATTGGGAAGGCCTATCTATACAGGAATACTAAAGGCTGATAATACCAGAATCGGAATGCAGAACCAGATCAGTGGCGGAGCTATTATTGAAGGCAGAGACAATACCCCCCTGACGGCAAACGGAATGCCTTATTATTATACCAATATGCATTGGGGGCTGGACACTCTGCTGTCTGTTACCTATTACGATTCTTATCCTCAGCAGTATAGTTTTAATCCTCCTTTCCCTTCAAGCATTCTAGGTCAACCTGTACTGACTGAAAACCCAACCGCTGACGGGAGAAGCACCAAAGGACTGCCTGTGATGAGCCTTGTGAAAAATATTGAAGATGATAACTGGACAAAAACTTACACCTATTATGATACCAAAGGAAGAGTGATTGGCACTCATTCTATCAATCATCTGGGAGGGTATACCAGAACAGAATCTCAACTTGATTTTACAGGCACTCCCCAACAGGTTATTACTAAACACAAGCGCCTAAACTCAGATTCAGAAAGAGTGCTAACAGAAACGTTTGAGTACGATCAACAAAACAGATTACTGGTACATAAACATCAGGTAGACAATAATCCTGTTGAATATCTTACCCAGAATAAATACAATGAACTTTCCCAACTGGAATCTAAGAAAGTGGGCGGAATTGCTGCGGCATCCCCGCTTCAGCAGATGGACTATAAATACAATATCCGCGGATGGATGACCCAGATCAATGATCCTGCCACCCTGAACGGAAAACTCTTTGGGTATAAGATCAAATATAATACCCCTGAAAACCCATCGACAACTGGGAAGTTCAACGGAAATATCGCAGAAATAGACTGGAATAACAGTTCTGAAAACAATCTCAAAAGATATGTTTATGAATATGATGCCCTAAACAGGCTTACCAATGCTTTTTATAAAGAACCGGGAACGGGAGTCAGCGGTAATTTTGACGAATACCTGACCTATGACCTGAATGGAAACATCAGTAATCTCAAGCGTACAGCGGCAGCTATGCCAGGAAATACGGCTACTTTGGTAGATAATCTTGATTATATCTATAATGGCAACCGCCTGACCCAAGTGATCGAAAATGCCATGAACGATACCGGTTATGAAGGAGGTAATAATATCATAGATTATGACCTGAATGGGAGTATGACCACGATGAAGGATAAAGGAATTCAGAATATTGCTTATAATCATCTGAACCTGCCGGACCTGTTCTCCATCAATCAGAATAATCCTTTAGGAGGGCTTACCAGTTTCGGACTGAGCTATCTTTATAGGGCAGATGGCACAAAAGTACGTAAGACTTACACCTCTGGAGGCGGGAAAGGACAAAACAAAACGACAAAGATGACAGACTATCTGGATGGATTTCAATATAATTATATCGAAACCTCAGGTCCTTGTTTATGGTGCAAAACCAGTGTTGCCTTTGAAGCAGAAGCTTACAGAGATAAGAATATTTTTGATCCCGGAATCATATCCCCTATATGGCTGCTTGATTTTGTCCCCACTGCAGAAGGATTTTACAGTTTCATAGAAAACCGCTATATTTATCAGTATAAAGACCACCTCGGAAATGCCAGGGTAAGTTTTGCCAAAGACAGCACAGGCAACCCTGAAATAACGGATACGAATAATTATTATGCATTTGGAATGAATCATATTGGAGGAGTGAAAGGCTTGTTAGGAGGTTATATGAATTATAAGTATAACAGCAAGGAGCTGCAAGAGACAGGAATGTATGATTATGGGGCAAGAATGTATATGCCGGATTTGGGTAGATGGGGAGTTATGGATCCACTGGCGGAGAAAATGAGAAGATATAGCCCTTACACTTATGTAGGCGATAACCCTATAAGGTATATAGACCCAGATGGAAGAAAATTTATTAATTTTGACGAAAATGGAAACTATACTGGTACTACAAAAGATAATTGGTGGCATAACTTATGGAATGGAAGTAAGGGAAGAGTTGTAAAAAGTGATGGAAGTACACAGCAGAAATTTAGATTTGCTGATCCTAAAAATGATGTTGCTGATATACAATCAGGTAAAATAAATAAACTTGAATTTGTTACAGAAAAACAAGTCCGTACATTAGTTAGATGGTCAGGAGCATTTGATCCTAAAAATAAAGCGAGTAATAGGAGTCTTTCTGAAAGATATGATTATATAAAAAAAGAAGGAATAGGCGGAGGAAAAATGGATTTTGCTTATACACAAGTACCTAAAATGTTTCCAAATGCAAAACCAAGTAACCCTACGACCAATACTTCAAATACAATATTTTTAGTTGAAGGTTTGGCTCATAATCAGAACAATTTTGGGAATTTTTTATTTGGTGCATCAGGTCGTGCTATGCAATTCACAGGAGCTGAATTATCGTTAGGAGCACATTATAATAGTGTAGTTAATTCTAGCACAAATGGTTATAGTAGTCAGCTAGATTCTTCTGATGATCAACTTTCTATATCTAGTGGAGTGCTTTTTTCAGATAAGTACAATTATGGAGATATGCAAATTCAAGTAACTGTGGGAACTCCTACACCAGCTAATATACCATAA
- a CDS encoding NUDIX hydrolase, whose product MYKVFVNEKKLLISKHPERLEKNLGYESFTTLEIALDILENTSVNELNVFGENIEEIWHEFQKLFRIIEAAGGLVNNPVGDTLFIKRLGRWDLPKGKMEKGESREESAVREIEEETGLKDVELVQFINTTYHIYVERNGEKILKCTHWFEMKFSGNDTSKPQTEEGITEVAWKNTVQIENEVFPSTFQNIKLIVKEFWDSKAK is encoded by the coding sequence ATGTATAAAGTTTTTGTGAACGAAAAAAAATTATTGATATCTAAGCATCCCGAAAGACTTGAAAAAAATCTCGGGTATGAAAGTTTCACGACTTTAGAGATTGCATTGGATATTTTGGAAAATACTTCAGTGAATGAACTGAATGTTTTTGGTGAGAATATTGAAGAAATCTGGCATGAATTCCAGAAGCTTTTCAGAATTATAGAAGCTGCGGGGGGACTTGTTAATAATCCGGTAGGAGATACACTTTTTATCAAAAGATTAGGCAGATGGGATCTTCCTAAAGGAAAAATGGAAAAAGGAGAATCCAGAGAAGAATCTGCCGTACGTGAAATAGAGGAAGAAACAGGTCTTAAAGATGTTGAACTCGTTCAATTCATCAATACAACCTACCATATTTATGTGGAGAGAAATGGGGAAAAAATATTAAAATGCACCCATTGGTTTGAAATGAAATTCAGCGGCAATGATACTTCCAAGCCACAGACTGAAGAAGGCATTACTGAAGTTGCCTGGAAGAACACCGTTCAGATTGAAAATGAAGTCTTTCCAAGTACATTTCAGAATATTAAGCTGATTGTAAAAGAATTTTGGGATTCAAAGGCAAAATAA